Proteins encoded in a region of the Sphingomonas jaspsi DSM 18422 genome:
- the tyrS gene encoding tyrosine--tRNA ligase, which translates to MTFSSSLLKLLDERGYIHQATDGAGLDALASKEIVTGYIGFDATAPSLHVGSLVQIMMLRRMQQAGHKPIVLMGGGTTKVGDPSGKDESRKMLSEADINANIASIRRVFEAFLTFGDGPTDAVLVNNDDWLSKLGYIELLRTVGPHFTINRMMTFDSVKLRLDREQPLTFLEFNYMILQAYDFRELALRQGCRLQLGGSDQWGNIVNGIELARRMDGAELFGVTTPLITTADGGKMGKTANGAVWLNAEQLSPYDYWQFWRNTADADVVKFLKLFTDLPLERIAELGALEGQAINEAKVVLANEATALLHGRQAAEAAAETARKTFEEGAAGGDLPTVAAPAEGLGVVAALVALGFASSNKEARRGIEQGAVRLNGEKVGDPHVMTEAGDKLSFGAKKHGLVVEG; encoded by the coding sequence GTTACATCCACCAGGCTACCGATGGTGCGGGCCTCGACGCGCTGGCGTCGAAGGAGATCGTGACCGGCTACATCGGCTTTGACGCCACGGCGCCGAGCCTTCATGTCGGCAGCCTGGTCCAGATCATGATGCTGCGCCGAATGCAGCAGGCGGGGCATAAGCCGATCGTGCTAATGGGCGGCGGGACGACCAAGGTCGGCGATCCCAGCGGCAAGGACGAAAGCCGCAAGATGCTGAGCGAGGCGGACATCAACGCCAACATCGCGTCGATCCGTCGGGTGTTCGAGGCATTCCTCACCTTCGGCGATGGGCCGACGGACGCCGTTCTGGTCAACAATGACGATTGGCTGTCGAAGCTGGGCTATATCGAGCTGCTGCGCACCGTCGGGCCGCATTTCACCATCAACCGGATGATGACGTTCGATTCGGTCAAGCTGCGCCTCGACCGCGAACAGCCGCTGACTTTCCTGGAATTCAATTACATGATCCTCCAGGCCTATGACTTTCGCGAGCTGGCGCTGCGGCAGGGCTGCCGGTTGCAGCTCGGCGGGTCGGACCAGTGGGGCAATATCGTCAACGGTATCGAACTCGCCCGCCGTATGGACGGCGCCGAGCTGTTTGGCGTCACGACGCCCCTCATCACCACGGCCGACGGCGGCAAGATGGGCAAGACCGCCAATGGCGCGGTGTGGCTGAATGCCGAGCAGCTGAGCCCGTACGATTATTGGCAATTCTGGCGGAATACGGCCGATGCCGATGTGGTGAAGTTCCTGAAGCTGTTCACCGATCTGCCGCTGGAGCGGATTGCCGAGCTGGGCGCGCTGGAAGGACAGGCGATCAACGAGGCGAAGGTGGTGCTGGCCAATGAGGCCACCGCCCTGCTTCACGGTCGCCAGGCGGCGGAGGCAGCGGCGGAAACCGCACGCAAGACGTTCGAGGAAGGCGCGGCGGGCGGCGATTTGCCGACTGTGGCGGCGCCCGCCGAGGGGCTGGGCGTGGTCGCGGCGCTGGTGGCGCTGGGATTTGCGTCGTCGAACAAGGAAGCGCGGCGCGGGATCGAACAGGGTGCGGTGCGGCTGAATGGCGAGAAGGTCGGCGATCCCCACGTAATGACGGAGGCGGGCGACAAGCTGAGCTTCGGCGCCAAGAAGCATGGGTTGGTCGTCGAAGGCTAA
- the recG gene encoding ATP-dependent DNA helicase RecG yields the protein MRPDILNPLFAEVEALKGVGPGIAKALARLDLTRAVDLAYHLPTGMIERMRVDSVSHALTGRMVILEVVPFDLRAGAGRAPLRIYASDATQNTVTLTFFNNSAWAKKQLPLGERRTVIGKLDAWGDQLQIVHPEVIETDKAGDIAIREPVYGLTEGIANKRMRELALAALERAPDLPEWIEPSLLAKNHWPAWRSALAEAHSDPLATSARKRLAYDEIFANQLALMLLRQVARRKRGVPLQGNGRLTGALKLPYQLTGAQRRVVEEIRGDMAQDKPMLRLLQGDVGSGKTLVALLSMLEAVEAGAQAAMLAPTEILARQHFATLQRQCEPIGVSVAILTGREKGRARESVLMGLADGSIDILVGTHAIFQQHVAYQRLGLIVIDEQHRFGVSQRLLLSEKAERPPHLLAMTATPIPRTLTLTHYGEMDVSQIDEMPPGRTPIETLVISDQKLGDVVEGLGRHLAAGCQAYWVCPLVEESEAVDAAAAEERARVLRQRFGETKVGLVHGRMKGPEKDAVMTSFAAGDIGVLVATTVIEVGVDVPNASLIIVEGAERFGLAQLHQLRGRVGRGAAASRCILLRGPTLSETGRARLALMRETNDGFRIAEEDLKLRGPGEILGTRQSGEQNFRVASPEDVAELAPAAQGDARLLLDRDGGLASERGQAARLCLYLFERDAAVGLLRSG from the coding sequence ATGCGGCCCGATATTCTCAATCCCCTGTTCGCCGAAGTGGAAGCGCTGAAGGGCGTCGGGCCGGGCATCGCCAAGGCGTTGGCGCGCCTCGACCTCACCCGGGCGGTCGATCTGGCCTATCATCTGCCGACCGGCATGATCGAGCGAATGCGGGTCGACAGCGTCAGCCATGCGCTGACCGGGCGGATGGTCATCCTCGAGGTCGTGCCGTTCGACCTGCGAGCCGGGGCGGGCCGGGCGCCGCTCAGGATTTATGCCAGCGACGCCACGCAAAATACGGTAACGCTGACCTTTTTCAACAATTCGGCCTGGGCAAAGAAGCAGCTGCCGCTAGGCGAGCGCCGCACCGTCATTGGCAAGCTCGACGCATGGGGCGACCAGTTGCAAATCGTCCATCCTGAGGTGATCGAGACTGACAAAGCAGGCGACATCGCCATCCGCGAGCCGGTCTATGGCCTCACCGAAGGCATCGCCAACAAGCGCATGCGCGAATTGGCGCTGGCCGCGCTGGAGCGTGCGCCGGACTTGCCCGAGTGGATCGAACCGTCGCTGCTCGCGAAGAACCACTGGCCTGCATGGCGATCCGCGCTGGCCGAAGCGCATAGTGACCCGCTCGCAACCTCGGCCCGCAAGCGCCTCGCTTATGACGAGATTTTCGCCAACCAGCTCGCCCTGATGCTGCTGCGCCAGGTAGCGCGGCGGAAGCGCGGGGTGCCGCTGCAGGGCAATGGGCGCCTCACGGGCGCGCTCAAGCTGCCCTACCAGTTGACCGGCGCCCAGCGCCGCGTGGTCGAGGAAATCCGCGGCGACATGGCGCAGGACAAGCCGATGCTGCGCCTGCTGCAAGGCGACGTTGGATCGGGCAAGACGCTGGTCGCGCTCCTCTCGATGCTCGAAGCGGTCGAAGCCGGCGCACAGGCGGCGATGCTGGCGCCGACCGAAATCCTCGCCCGCCAGCATTTCGCGACCCTCCAGCGTCAGTGCGAACCCATCGGCGTCTCGGTCGCCATCCTCACCGGCCGCGAGAAGGGCCGGGCGCGCGAAAGTGTCCTGATGGGCCTCGCCGACGGCAGCATCGACATCCTCGTCGGCACCCACGCCATCTTCCAGCAGCATGTCGCCTACCAGCGCCTCGGCCTGATCGTCATCGACGAACAGCATCGCTTCGGCGTCTCGCAGCGCCTGTTGCTCAGCGAAAAGGCCGAACGCCCGCCGCACCTGCTGGCGATGACCGCCACGCCCATCCCGCGCACCCTGACGCTGACTCATTATGGCGAAATGGATGTCAGCCAGATCGACGAGATGCCGCCGGGTCGCACCCCGATCGAAACGCTGGTGATCAGCGACCAGAAATTGGGTGATGTCGTCGAAGGCCTCGGCCGCCATCTCGCCGCCGGTTGCCAGGCCTATTGGGTTTGCCCGCTGGTCGAGGAGAGCGAGGCGGTAGACGCCGCTGCCGCCGAAGAACGCGCCCGCGTCCTCCGCCAGCGCTTCGGGGAAACCAAGGTCGGCCTAGTCCACGGCCGGATGAAGGGGCCGGAAAAGGACGCCGTCATGACGTCATTCGCCGCCGGCGACATCGGCGTGCTGGTCGCGACCACCGTAATCGAAGTGGGGGTCGACGTCCCCAACGCCTCGCTGATCATCGTCGAAGGGGCCGAGCGCTTCGGCCTCGCCCAGCTTCACCAGCTGCGGGGCCGTGTAGGACGCGGCGCGGCGGCGAGCCGCTGCATCCTCCTGCGCGGGCCGACGCTCAGTGAGACGGGCAGGGCGCGGCTTGCCCTGATGCGCGAGACCAACGACGGCTTCCGCATCGCGGAGGAGGATCTGAAGCTGCGCGGCCCGGGCGAAATCTTGGGCACCCGCCAGTCAGGCGAACAAAACTTCCGCGTCGCCAGCCCCGAAGACGTGGCCGAATTGGCCCCCGCCGCCCAGGGTGACGCCCGCCTGCTCCTCGACCGCGACGGCGGACTGGCGTCGGAACGCGGCCAAGCCGCGCGCCTTTGCCTCTACCTCTTCGAACGCGACGCGGCGGTTGGGCTGCTCAGGAGCGGTTAG
- a CDS encoding EAL domain-containing protein has translation MPATPVRDRALERTIQRDEIQLRFQPQIDIASGVVTGVEALARWSGADCAEQLFARAEAAGLSERLSRTLQRKALGVAARWTGDLARLPLSINLLPQDLERVGFDRWLLAEMRDAGIAPQRITAEIVETSLVGDQPAVAARLSQLRAAGVRIAIDDFGTGYSSLAYLASLPLDAIKIDRAMIAHLIGGSRDRIIVKAMIRLAQELGLKVVVEGVESPDQLVLLRQWGCDAYQGFLGSKALGEVELARFVAAHLPQAA, from the coding sequence ATGCCCGCGACACCCGTCAGGGATCGCGCGCTCGAACGCACCATCCAGCGCGACGAAATCCAGCTGCGTTTCCAGCCCCAGATCGACATCGCCAGCGGCGTCGTAACCGGGGTCGAGGCGCTGGCACGCTGGTCGGGCGCGGATTGTGCCGAACAGCTGTTCGCACGTGCGGAGGCCGCGGGCCTCTCCGAACGATTGTCGCGCACCTTGCAACGCAAGGCGCTTGGCGTCGCGGCGCGCTGGACCGGCGACCTCGCGCGGTTACCCCTGTCAATCAACCTGTTGCCCCAGGATCTGGAGCGGGTGGGGTTCGACCGCTGGCTATTGGCGGAAATGCGTGACGCCGGCATCGCGCCGCAGCGCATCACGGCGGAAATCGTGGAAACCAGCCTGGTCGGCGATCAGCCCGCTGTCGCGGCCCGCCTTTCCCAACTGCGCGCAGCCGGGGTGCGGATCGCGATCGACGACTTCGGCACCGGCTATTCCAGCCTTGCCTATCTCGCCTCGCTTCCGCTCGACGCGATCAAGATCGATCGCGCGATGATCGCCCATTTGATCGGCGGCAGCCGCGACCGCATCATCGTCAAGGCGATGATCCGCCTAGCACAGGAATTGGGCCTGAAGGTCGTCGTCGAAGGCGTCGAAAGCCCCGATCAGCTTGTCCTGCTCCGCCAATGGGGCTGCGACGCCTACCAAGGCTTCCTTGGGTCCAAGGCGTTGGGCGAGGTCGAACTGGCCCGCTTCGTCGCGGCGCACCTGCCGCAGGCCGCCTAG
- a CDS encoding succinate dehydrogenase assembly factor 2, with amino-acid sequence MDDVLRALKYRAWHRGTREADMMIGGFFDAHHAGWGPHERALFAALLTETDVDIMAWAIGTQPVPERYQGAMMDALQKLDFIRIAK; translated from the coding sequence TTGGACGACGTCCTTCGCGCCCTGAAATATCGCGCTTGGCACCGCGGCACGCGTGAGGCGGACATGATGATCGGCGGCTTCTTCGACGCGCACCATGCCGGCTGGGGACCGCACGAGCGGGCGCTGTTCGCCGCGCTGCTGACCGAGACCGACGTCGACATCATGGCCTGGGCCATCGGAACCCAGCCAGTGCCCGAACGCTATCAGGGAGCCATGATGGACGCCCTCCAGAAACTCGATTTCATCCGCATCGCCAAATGA
- the mfd gene encoding transcription-repair coupling factor encodes MSDLFTRILSAKEPLTLSRVPAGFLPWLSADLARAVHGNSKGGRAVIIAADEAAMRSLADTVPVFAPEVEVLSFPAWDCLPYDRASPALRVMAERLATLEKLQAPRKGPQLLITTANAVTQRILTPFRIRQLTRRLAEGERIERDQLVDLLVANGYQRTDAVHDAGEFAVRGSIVDLFPAGEEQAIRLDFFGDEVETMRRFDPADQRTVGQAGSFTLMPASEALLDEDTVKRFRARYREQFGANATGDPLYQAVSDGRRLAGMEHWLPLFEEKLSTIFDNLGADDVILRDSNADQALEARAEAIEDYFGNREKAMVAEPGSYRPLAPSALYLSKKEWREAVAARPIHFASHHPEPEADRVIDLGVDGPRDFAPERAQQANVYEAVVKHVAKLRKDKRKVILASYSAGARERLAGLLEDHELKSLSQVRTWQEALGSKSEATLIVLPLDHGFTAPDVAVLTEQDMLGDRLVRRKKRRKSADAFLAELATLTPGDLVVHADHGIGRYIRLTSVAVGKAPHDCVQLEYAGGDKLYVPVENIEVLSRYGSSDSERGTLDRLGGEAWQRRKARMKERIREIAGELIKTAAIRATRQGQVAEPDSAFPAFVDRFPYEETDDQDRAIGEVLEDLGAGKPMDRLVCGDVGFGKTEVALRAAFVAAMAGMQVAVIAPTTLLARQHFTNFTERFKGFPIEVGRLSRLVTTSEAKATKEGMEKGTVDIVIGTHALLSKSVKFKKLGLVIVDEEQHFGVTHKERLKTLKEDVHVLTLTATPIPRTLQMAMSGLRELSVIQTPPVDRLAVRTYVAPWDPVVVREALLREHYRGGQSFFVAPRIADLGELEDFLREEVPEVKFITAHGQMAPSEVEERMSAFYDKKYDVLLSTTIVESGLDIPSANTLIVHRADRFGLAQLYQLRGRVGRSKTRAYAYLTTPPDRSLTETADKRLQVLANLDSLGAGFQLASHDLDIRGAGNLLGDEQSGHIKEVGFELYQSMLEEAILEVKSGKSEIDRAEGFSPQINVEAAILISEDYVPDLDLRMGLYRRLGELDDRQGVEAFAAELIDRFGPLPQETKNLLHIVETKINCKKACIAKLDVGAKGAVVTFAEKGFPDLKALFGYVDRLKGAAKLRPDSKLVISRDWPSGEARLNGALQISRGLMRTLAAADAKKEVEPA; translated from the coding sequence ATGAGCGACCTGTTCACCCGTATCCTGTCGGCCAAGGAGCCGCTGACCCTGTCGCGGGTGCCGGCGGGCTTCCTGCCGTGGCTGTCGGCCGACTTGGCGCGCGCCGTCCATGGCAACAGCAAGGGTGGGCGCGCGGTGATCATTGCCGCCGACGAGGCCGCGATGCGCTCGCTCGCCGATACGGTGCCGGTGTTCGCGCCGGAAGTGGAAGTGCTGAGCTTCCCGGCATGGGACTGCCTGCCCTACGACCGCGCATCCCCGGCATTGCGCGTCATGGCAGAGCGACTGGCGACGCTGGAGAAGCTACAGGCGCCCCGCAAAGGTCCGCAGCTGCTGATTACTACCGCCAATGCCGTCACCCAGCGCATTTTGACGCCGTTCCGCATCCGCCAGCTGACGCGGCGGCTGGCCGAGGGCGAGCGGATCGAGCGCGACCAACTGGTCGATCTGCTTGTCGCCAATGGCTACCAGCGGACTGACGCGGTGCACGACGCGGGCGAATTTGCGGTGCGCGGGTCGATCGTCGACCTGTTCCCCGCGGGCGAGGAGCAGGCGATCCGCCTCGACTTCTTTGGCGACGAGGTGGAGACGATGCGCCGCTTCGACCCCGCCGACCAGCGGACGGTGGGGCAAGCGGGTTCGTTCACGCTGATGCCCGCATCGGAGGCGCTGCTCGACGAGGACACGGTCAAGCGATTCCGCGCCCGCTATCGCGAACAATTTGGTGCCAACGCAACCGGCGATCCGCTCTACCAGGCGGTGAGCGACGGCCGGCGGCTGGCGGGGATGGAACATTGGCTGCCGCTGTTCGAAGAGAAGTTGTCGACGATCTTCGACAATTTGGGCGCCGACGACGTCATCCTGCGCGATTCCAACGCCGACCAGGCGCTGGAGGCACGGGCCGAGGCGATCGAGGATTATTTCGGCAATCGCGAGAAGGCGATGGTCGCCGAGCCGGGCAGCTATCGTCCGCTGGCGCCGTCCGCGCTTTACCTGTCGAAAAAGGAATGGCGGGAAGCCGTCGCGGCGCGGCCGATCCATTTCGCCAGCCATCATCCGGAGCCCGAAGCCGATCGCGTCATCGACCTCGGCGTCGACGGCCCGCGCGACTTCGCGCCAGAGCGGGCGCAGCAGGCCAATGTCTACGAGGCGGTCGTCAAACACGTCGCCAAGCTACGGAAGGACAAACGGAAAGTAATCTTGGCGAGCTACAGCGCAGGCGCCCGTGAACGCCTTGCCGGCTTGCTCGAAGACCATGAGCTGAAGTCGCTCAGCCAAGTGCGGACGTGGCAGGAAGCGCTGGGGTCGAAGAGCGAGGCGACGCTGATCGTCCTGCCGCTCGACCATGGGTTCACCGCGCCGGACGTCGCCGTGCTGACCGAACAGGACATGCTCGGCGACCGGCTGGTGCGCCGTAAGAAGCGCCGCAAGAGCGCCGACGCCTTCCTTGCCGAACTGGCGACGCTGACGCCCGGCGACCTCGTCGTCCACGCCGACCATGGCATTGGCCGCTATATCCGTCTGACATCGGTTGCGGTGGGCAAGGCGCCGCACGATTGCGTCCAGCTCGAATATGCCGGCGGCGACAAGCTTTACGTTCCAGTCGAAAACATCGAGGTGCTAAGCCGCTACGGCTCGTCCGACAGCGAGCGGGGGACCCTCGACCGCCTCGGCGGCGAGGCGTGGCAGCGGCGCAAGGCGCGGATGAAGGAGCGCATCCGCGAAATTGCGGGCGAGCTGATCAAGACCGCCGCCATCCGCGCCACCCGCCAGGGCCAGGTAGCGGAGCCCGACAGCGCCTTTCCCGCCTTCGTCGACCGCTTCCCCTACGAAGAAACGGACGACCAGGACCGGGCGATCGGCGAAGTGCTCGAGGATCTGGGCGCGGGCAAGCCGATGGACCGGCTGGTGTGCGGCGACGTCGGCTTCGGCAAGACCGAAGTGGCGTTGCGCGCCGCCTTCGTCGCGGCGATGGCCGGCATGCAAGTGGCGGTGATCGCACCGACCACCCTCCTCGCCCGCCAGCACTTCACCAACTTCACCGAGCGCTTCAAGGGCTTCCCGATCGAGGTCGGGCGCCTGTCTCGGCTGGTAACGACGAGCGAGGCCAAGGCGACCAAGGAAGGCATGGAAAAAGGCACCGTCGACATCGTTATCGGCACCCATGCGCTGCTGTCGAAGTCGGTCAAATTCAAGAAGCTGGGCCTCGTCATTGTCGATGAAGAGCAGCATTTCGGCGTGACCCATAAGGAACGACTGAAGACGCTGAAGGAGGACGTCCACGTCCTCACCCTGACGGCGACGCCGATCCCGCGCACGCTGCAGATGGCGATGTCGGGGCTGCGCGAGTTGTCGGTGATCCAGACACCGCCGGTCGATCGGCTTGCTGTCCGAACCTATGTCGCGCCGTGGGACCCGGTCGTGGTGCGCGAGGCGCTGCTGCGCGAACATTATCGTGGTGGGCAGAGCTTCTTCGTCGCCCCGCGCATCGCCGACTTGGGCGAACTCGAGGATTTCCTGCGCGAGGAAGTGCCCGAGGTGAAGTTCATCACCGCGCACGGCCAGATGGCGCCGAGCGAGGTCGAAGAGCGGATGAGCGCCTTTTACGACAAGAAATATGACGTGCTGCTGTCGACCACCATCGTCGAAAGCGGGCTCGACATTCCTAGCGCCAACACGCTGATCGTCCATCGTGCCGACCGCTTCGGTCTCGCCCAGCTTTACCAGCTTCGCGGCCGCGTCGGGAGGTCGAAGACCCGCGCATACGCCTATCTGACGACGCCGCCTGACCGCTCGCTGACCGAAACCGCCGACAAGCGGCTGCAGGTATTGGCCAATCTCGACAGCCTCGGCGCGGGATTCCAGCTTGCCAGCCACGACCTCGACATTCGCGGCGCCGGCAACCTGCTTGGCGACGAGCAATCGGGGCATATCAAGGAGGTCGGGTTCGAGCTCTACCAGTCGATGCTGGAAGAGGCGATCCTGGAGGTGAAGTCGGGCAAATCGGAAATAGACCGCGCCGAAGGCTTCAGCCCGCAGATCAACGTCGAGGCGGCGATCCTCATTTCCGAAGATTATGTCCCCGACCTCGACCTGCGCATGGGTCTGTACCGCCGCCTCGGCGAACTGGACGACCGGCAGGGTGTGGAAGCCTTCGCCGCGGAATTGATCGACCGCTTCGGTCCGTTGCCACAGGAAACCAAAAACCTGCTGCATATCGTTGAAACGAAGATCAATTGTAAGAAGGCCTGCATCGCCAAGCTGGACGTCGGTGCCAAGGGTGCCGTGGTCACCTTCGCCGAAAAGGGCTTCCCCGATCTGAAGGCGCTATTCGGCTATGTCGACCGGCTGAAGGGTGCGGCAAAGCTGCGCCCCGACAGCAAGCTGGTGATCAGCCGCGACTGGCCCAGCGGCGAAGCGCGGCTCAACGGCGCGTTGCAGATTTCGCGGGGGCTGATGCGGACGCTGGCGGCCGCCGACGCGAAGAAGGAAGTCGAACCGGCCTAG